A window of Juglans regia cultivar Chandler chromosome 7, Walnut 2.0, whole genome shotgun sequence contains these coding sequences:
- the LOC109001158 gene encoding probable receptor-like protein kinase At2g42960, producing MATDLSAGLSTKTFVFGLKLWVLMGITVGLFIVIILVVLSFCLTSRKKSRKANDMLPVGQIPTVSEEIKEIKVDQISANHYIPHHGAFLTLNEKLTNRELDKVMLHSKNGDNNSQSGSFNHTEQEGISSHSGEEGGSGKLPVYKPPSHPISAASPLSGLPEFSHLGWGHWFTLRELERATKGFSKENIIGEGGYGTVFRGHLINETPVAVKKLFNNLGQAEKEFRVEVDAIGHLRHKNLVRLLGYCIEGTERLLVYEYVNNGNLEQWLHGAMRQHGYLTWEARIKILLGTAKALAYLHEAIEPKVVHRDIKSSNILIDDDFNSKLSDFGLAKLLCAGTSHITTRIMGTFGYVAPEYANSGLLNEKSDVYSFGVVLLEAITGRDPVDYGRPPNEVNLVDWLKLMIGSRRSEEVVDPNIETRPSTSALKRALLTALRCVDPDAGKRPKMSQVVCMLESEEYPIPREDRRRRRSQADNAVPESH from the exons ATGGCAACTGATCTTAGCGCAGGACTGTCCACGAAGACATTTGTTTTTGGTCTGAAGTTATGGGTGTTAATGGGGATCACTGTGGGGTTGTTTATTGTAATCATCCTTGTGGTCCTATCATTTTGCCTTACTTCACGGAAGAAATCCAGAAAGGCTAATGACATGCTTCCCGTTGGCCAGATTCCAACTGTTTCAGAAGAAATCAAAGAGATTAAGGTTGATCAAATTTCAGCTAACCATTACATTCCCCATCATGGTGCTTTCCttacccttaatgaaaaattgACCAACCGAGAGTTGGATAAAGTTATGCTTCATTCAAAGAATGGGGATAATAATAGTCAATCGGGCTCATTTAATCATACCGAGCAAGAAGGTATTAGTTCTCACTCAGGAGAAGAGGGAGGTTCGGGAAAACTTCCTGTTTACAAGCCTCCTTCGCATCCCATCTCTGCTGCTTCACCTCTGTCTGGTTTGCCTGAATTCTCTCACCTTGGCTGGGGTCACTGGTTTACATTAAGGGAGCTAGAACGAGCAACAAAAGgattttcaaaggaaaatattattggtGAGGGGGGATATGGAACTGTTTTTCGAGGTCATTTGATTAATGAGACTCCTGTAGCTGTTAAGAAGCTCTTCAACAATTT GGGACAAGCTGAGAAAGAATTTAGAGTGGAAGTTGATGCTATAGGTCACCTTCGGCATAAGAACTTAGTTCGTCTTTTGGGGTATTGCATTGAAGGAACTGAAAG GTTATTGGTATATGAGTATGTCAACAATGGCAACTTAGAGCAGTGGCTCCATGGAGCCATGCGTCAACATGGATATCTAACTTGGGAAGCTCGGATCAAAATTCTCCTCGGTACTGCTAAGGC GCTGGCTTATTTACATGAGGCTATTGAGCCTAAAGTTGTCCATCGAGATATCAAATCAAGCAATATATTGATTGATGATGACTTTAATTCTAAGTTATCTGATTTTGGTCTTGCCAAATTGCTGTGTGCTGGAACCAGTCATATTACGACTAGAATTATGGGTACCTTTGG ATATGTTGCTCCAGAATATGCTAATTCTGGCCTCCTAAATGAGAAAAGTGATGTCTACAGTTTTGGTGTTGTGCTTCTGGAAGCAATTACTGGAAGGGACCCAGTGGATTACGGACGGCCACCAAATGAG GTAAATCTAGTCGACTGGCTCAAATTGATGATTGGAAGCAGGCGGTCTGAAGAGGTTGTGGATCCTAACATTGAGACTAGACCATCAACAAGTGCCCTTAAACGAGCCCTTTTGACTGCTTTGAGGTGTGTCGATCCTGATGCTGGCAAGAGACCAAAGATGAGTCAAGTTGTCTGCATGCTCGAGTCTGAGGAATATCCTATACCCAGAGAG GATCGAAGACGCAGGAGAAGTCAGGCAGACAATGCAGTGCCCGAGTCTCATTGA
- the LOC109000157 gene encoding pto-interacting protein 1-like isoform X2, with protein sequence MRCFGCCEENDMHGAANTKQFVGNNSTGINHSYLAKESVPKDTQPVTIQPIAVPAIPLNELMDITDNFGTKALIGEGSYGKVYHGVLASEQAAAIKKLDSSKQPAQEFLARVSMVSRLKHENVVRLLGYCVDGTLHILAYEYAPNGSLHDILHGRKGVKGAQPGPVLSWAQRVKIAVGAARGLEYLHEKAKTHIIHHDIKSSNILLFDDDVAKMSDFDLSNQASDMVARLHSTRVLGTFGYHAPEYAMTGNLSSKSDVYSFGVVLLELLTGRKPVDHTLPRGQQSLVTWATPKLHEDKVNQCVDARLSGEYPSKAVAKMAAVAALCVQYEADFRPNMSIVVTALQPLLNTRSGTPVAKPIL encoded by the exons ATGCGCTGCTTCGGCTGTTGTGAAGAAAATGATATGCATGGAGCTGCAAATACTAAACAGTTCGTGGGAAATAATTCAACAG GCATTAATCATAGTTATCTGGCCAAGGAATCTGTGCCAAAAGATACACAGCCTGTAACTATCCAGCCTATCGCTGTCCCCGCCATTCCGCTAAATGAGTTGATGGATATTACAGATAATTTTGGTACAAAGGCCTTAATTGGCGAGGGCTCATATGGAAAAGTATATCATGGTGTCCTTGCTAGTGAGCAGGCTGCAGCCATAAAGAAGTTAGATTCCAGCAAACAACCTGCCCAAGAATTTCTAGCACGG GTCTCCATGGTATCAAGACTAAAACATGAAAATGTTGTTCGACTTCTTGGTTATTGTGTTGATGGTACTCTCCATATCCTTGCGTACGAGTATGCTCCTAATGGTTCTCTTCATGATATACTCCATG GAAGAAAAGGTGTCAAAGGAGCACAACCAGGCCCAGTTCTGTCATGGGCACAAAGAGTTAAAATTGCTGTTGGGGCGGCAAGGGGACTTGAATATCTACATGAAAAGGCAAAAACTCATATCATCCATCATGATATCAAGTCCAGCaatatacttttatttgatgatgatgttgCAAAGATGTCTGATTTTGATTTATCAAATCAAGCATCTGATATGGTTGCACGTCTTCATTCCACTCGTGTTCTCGGAACATTTGGTTATCATGCACCTGA ATATGCGATGACTGGAAATCTGAGTTCAAAGAGCGATGTTTACAGCTTTGGTGTTGTCCTGCTTGAACTCTTGACTGGTCGTAAACCTGTTGATCACACACTACCACGTGGACAGCAGAGCCTTGTGACATGG GCAACACCGAAACTCCATGAAGATAAGGTGAATCAATGTGTTGATGCCAGACTCAGTGGAGAATATCCTTCCAAGGCAGTCGCAAAG ATGGCTGCCGTTGCTGCCTTGTGTGTGCAATATGAAGCTGATTTTCGGCCAAATATGAGCATTGTAGTTACAGCTCTACAGCCTCTATTGAACACACGGTCCGGGACCCCAGTTGCAAAACCGATCTTGTGA
- the LOC109001156 gene encoding probable sugar phosphate/phosphate translocator At3g17430 — MINKTLLFTYLYLLVYILLSSGVILYNKWVLSPKYFNFPFPITLTMIHMGFSGAVAFFLVRVFKVVAPVKMTFEIYATCVIPISAFFASSLWFGNTAYLHISVAFIQMLKALMPVATFIMAVMCGTDKPRCDVFLNMVLVSVGVVISSYGEIHFNVVGTVYQVTGIFAEALRLVLTQVLLQKKGLTLNPITSLYYIAPCSFMFLFVPWCLLEKPHIQVSEDQFNFWIFFSNALCALALNFSIFLVIGRTGAVTIRVAGVLKDWILIALSTVIFPESTITGLNIIGYAIALCGVVMYNYIKVKDVRASKQPSESLPERITKDWKLEKKSSDIFLPNDTSDNGKGSSGGNGGASDLNFDEEAPLLSTSRLSHIGRSQLMRDS, encoded by the exons ATGATTAACAAAACGCTCCTTTTCACATACTTGTACCTGCTAGTCTACATTTTGCTTTCTTCCGGAGTCATATTGTACAACAAG TGGGTTCTGTCTCCGAAATACTTCAACTTTCCTTTTCCTATAACGCTTACCATGATTCACATGGGCTTTTCCGGGGCAGTTGCATTCTTTCTTGTTCGGGTTTTCAAG GTTGTAGCTCCCGtcaaaatgacatttgaaaT ATATGCAACATGTGTGATACCGATAAGTGCCTTCTTCGCATCAAGCCTTTG GTTTGGTAACACTGCTTACTTGCACATTTCTGTGGCCTTCATCCAGATGCTCAAAGCATTAA TGCCTGTCGCAACATTTATCATGGCTGTTATGTGTGGCACTGACAAACCAAGGTGTGACGTGTTCTTGAACATGGTGCTGGTCAGTGTTGGAGTTGTCATTTCCTCATATGGGGAGATTCATTTTAATGTAGTTGGTACAGTTTACCAGGTTACAGGCATCTTTGCAGAAGCTCTTAGGCTGGTCTTAACACAAGTCCTTCTACAAAAGAAGGGCTTGACTCTAAACCCCATCACCAGTTTATATTACATAGCTCCGTGCAG TTTCATGTTTTTGTTTGTGCCTTGGTGTTTATTGGAGAAGCCTCATATACAAGTCTCAGAGGACCAGTTCAACTTCTGGATCTTTTTCTCAAATGCTCTTTGTGCCTTGGCCCTGAACTTCTCCATTTTCTTAGTAATTGGTAGAACAGGGGCAGTTACCATCCGGGTTGCTGGTGTTCTGAAAGACTGGATATTGATTGCCCTTTCCACTGTCATCTTTCCAGAGTCCACAATAACTGGGCTAAATATAATTGGCTATGCCATCG CACTATGTGGTGTAGTCATGTACAATTATATAAAGGTCAAGGATGTTCGAGCATCTAAACAACCTTCTGAAAGCCTTCCTGAAAGAATCACCAAG GATTGGAAGTTGGAGAAGAAATCATCCGACATATTCTTGCCTAATGACACTAGTGATAACGGCAAGGGAAGCAGTGGAGGGAATGGTGGTGCCtctgatttgaattttgatgaaGAAGCACCTCTACTTTCAACATCAAGGTTATCTCATATCGGACGTTCGCAGCTCATGCGTGATTCATGA
- the LOC109000157 gene encoding pto-interacting protein 1-like isoform X1: MEDSIYVVFPPLKKSRVENRDLPVGERTMRCFGCCEENDMHGAANTKQFVGNNSTGINHSYLAKESVPKDTQPVTIQPIAVPAIPLNELMDITDNFGTKALIGEGSYGKVYHGVLASEQAAAIKKLDSSKQPAQEFLARVSMVSRLKHENVVRLLGYCVDGTLHILAYEYAPNGSLHDILHGRKGVKGAQPGPVLSWAQRVKIAVGAARGLEYLHEKAKTHIIHHDIKSSNILLFDDDVAKMSDFDLSNQASDMVARLHSTRVLGTFGYHAPEYAMTGNLSSKSDVYSFGVVLLELLTGRKPVDHTLPRGQQSLVTWATPKLHEDKVNQCVDARLSGEYPSKAVAKMAAVAALCVQYEADFRPNMSIVVTALQPLLNTRSGTPVAKPIL, translated from the exons ATGGAGGACTCGATATATGTGGTTTTTCCCCCATTAAAA AAAAGTAGGGTTGAGAATCGAGATCTTCCTGTCGGAGAAAGGACAATGCGCTGCTTCGGCTGTTGTGAAGAAAATGATATGCATGGAGCTGCAAATACTAAACAGTTCGTGGGAAATAATTCAACAG GCATTAATCATAGTTATCTGGCCAAGGAATCTGTGCCAAAAGATACACAGCCTGTAACTATCCAGCCTATCGCTGTCCCCGCCATTCCGCTAAATGAGTTGATGGATATTACAGATAATTTTGGTACAAAGGCCTTAATTGGCGAGGGCTCATATGGAAAAGTATATCATGGTGTCCTTGCTAGTGAGCAGGCTGCAGCCATAAAGAAGTTAGATTCCAGCAAACAACCTGCCCAAGAATTTCTAGCACGG GTCTCCATGGTATCAAGACTAAAACATGAAAATGTTGTTCGACTTCTTGGTTATTGTGTTGATGGTACTCTCCATATCCTTGCGTACGAGTATGCTCCTAATGGTTCTCTTCATGATATACTCCATG GAAGAAAAGGTGTCAAAGGAGCACAACCAGGCCCAGTTCTGTCATGGGCACAAAGAGTTAAAATTGCTGTTGGGGCGGCAAGGGGACTTGAATATCTACATGAAAAGGCAAAAACTCATATCATCCATCATGATATCAAGTCCAGCaatatacttttatttgatgatgatgttgCAAAGATGTCTGATTTTGATTTATCAAATCAAGCATCTGATATGGTTGCACGTCTTCATTCCACTCGTGTTCTCGGAACATTTGGTTATCATGCACCTGA ATATGCGATGACTGGAAATCTGAGTTCAAAGAGCGATGTTTACAGCTTTGGTGTTGTCCTGCTTGAACTCTTGACTGGTCGTAAACCTGTTGATCACACACTACCACGTGGACAGCAGAGCCTTGTGACATGG GCAACACCGAAACTCCATGAAGATAAGGTGAATCAATGTGTTGATGCCAGACTCAGTGGAGAATATCCTTCCAAGGCAGTCGCAAAG ATGGCTGCCGTTGCTGCCTTGTGTGTGCAATATGAAGCTGATTTTCGGCCAAATATGAGCATTGTAGTTACAGCTCTACAGCCTCTATTGAACACACGGTCCGGGACCCCAGTTGCAAAACCGATCTTGTGA